Below is a genomic region from Streptomyces sp. RPA4-2.
CCGGCGCGCAGCACCATGGCGCCGGCGCCGTCGCCGAAGGTGTAGACGGTCAGGCGGTCGCGCATCCGTACGCGTTCGGGTTCGCGGCCCAAGAAGACGGGGGCGAGCAGGGGGGAGACGGCTTCCGCGCCGATGACCAGGGCGGTGGCGTAGGTGCCGTCGGCGAGCAGGCGGCGGGCGATGTCGAGGGCCTGGACGGCGCCGACGCAGCCGGCCCGGACCTCGATGACGGCGCAGCGTTCCAGGCCGAGTTGTTCCTGGACGTAGGTGGCGGCGACGGGCAGCAGGTAGTCGGGGCTGGCGGTGGAGACGACGATGAGGTCGATCTCGTCGGGGGTGACGCCGGCCCGGTCGAGGGCCTGGCGGGCGGCGGCGGTGGCCATGGCGGAGGTGCTGGTGGTGTGGGCGCCGGTGGCGGGGTCGACCATCCAGTGCCGGCGCTCGACCTGGATGCCGTCCAGGACGTCGTCGGGCAGCGGTCCGCAGACGCGGGCGAGGGCGTCGTTGTCGAGGGCCTCGCCGGGCAGGTGGGCGCCGGTGGCCAGGACGGACACGTGGCGTTCGGCGGGTGCGGGGGGCGGGGCGGGGGTGTGGGGCATGGTCAGTTCTCCGTTGCGGGACGCAGGACGAGGCTGATGTGGGTGCCGCCGAGGGAGGAGCTGTTGATGAGGACCGGGCCGGCCGGGGTGCCTTCCTGCCAGCCGGTGACGGCGAGCAGGGCGGCGAGCTGGGCGCCCGCGCCGACGGGTTCGCCGAGGGTCTGCTTGGGGGTGTGCACGGGGCAGCCGGACGCGGCGGCGAGCCGGCCGGTGGCGAGTGCCTCGGGGGCGTCGGCGCGGGTGAGTCCTGCGGCGTTGGCCCAGATCGCGGTCACCTCGCCGGGGTGCAGTCCGGCGTGGCCGAGGGCGGCGTGCATGGCGCGTTCGACGCCTTCGCCGTCCTCGTCCCAGCGGCCGACGCCGGCCGCGTCGCAGGCGGTGCCGTGGCCGGCGAACTCGGCCAGGACGCGGGCGCCGCGGGCGCGGGCGCTCGACTCGCGTTCCAGGACCAGGGTGATGCCGGCCTCGGCGAGGGTGTAGCCGGTGTCGGTGAACAGCGGCAGGCCGCGGTAGGCGGTCAGGACGCCCGGGGAGAGGTCTTCGACGGCGGGGCACAGGACGGCGTCGGCGCGGTGCTGCAGCAGCAGGTCGTGGGCGACGGTCAGGGCGGAGGCGCCGGCCGCGTGGCCGGTGGTGACGGTGGAGGTGGGGCCCTTGGCGCCGACGTGCATGGCGACCTGGCCGGCGGCGGCGTTGAAGACGGTGTTGGGGAAGATCGCGGGGCTGCCGTGGTCGGGGCAGCCGCCCAGGACGGGCAGCAGGAAGTCCTCGATGCTGCGCATGGGGCCAAGGCCGGTGCCCAGCACGACGCCGGTGTGCTCGTCGGCGTCCAGGCCCGCGTGGGCGAGGGCGGCACGGCAGGAGGCGACGGCGAGCTGGGAGAGTCGGTCCATGCGGCGGCGGTCGCGGGCGCTGATGTGTGCGGCGGGGTCGAAGTCGGCGCGGGCGACGTGCAGTCCGTCCTCTTCGGTGCCCAGCCGTCCGCCGTGCTGCCAGGCCTCCCACAGGGCGTCCAGGCCTTCGCCGGCCGCCGTGATGGCGGCGCCGCCGGTGATGACGACCTTCTCCGCGGCGGGCGGGGCCGGTACGGAGAAGCGGCGGCCGGAGGGCCAGCCGAAGGCGACGCAGGCGTTGGCGCCGGCGAAGGCGAAGTTGTTGGACAGGGCGGCGTTCATGGCCAGTTCGCGGCCGGTGTCGGGGACGGCGTCGAGTCCGCATTTGGGGTCGGTGCCGGTGAAGTTGGCGGTCGGCGGGGCGGTCTGTTCCACCAGGGCCTGGACGGTGATGATGGCCTCGACCGCGCCGGCCGCGCCGAGCAGGTGGCCGATCATCGACTTGGAGCTGCTGAGCGCGGTCTTGTCGGCGGCCTCGCCGAACGCGGCGCGCACCGCGTTGGACTCGGCGGAGTCGTTCTTGGGGGTGCCGGTGCCGTGGCCGTTGATGTAGCCGACGTCCTGCGGGGTGATGCCGGCGGCCTTCAGGGCGCCGCGGATGGCGCGGGCGGCGCCCTCGCCCTCGGGGTGCGGGGCGGTGGCGTGGTAGCCGTCGGCGGACAGGCCGTAGCCGAGGACCTCGGCCAGGATGGGGGCGCCGGCGGCGCGGGCGACGGACTCCTCGGCGAGGACCAGCATGCCGGCGCCCTCGCCGAGGGAGAGTCCGTCGCGGTCCTTGGAGTAGGGGGCGGCGGGCTTGGTGGACAGCGACTGCAGGCTGGTGAAGCCGGCGAACGCGGTCTCGGTGAAGGCGTCGCTGCCGCCGGCGAGCATCGCGTCCGCGCGGCCGGCGGAGATCGCCTCGGCGGCGTGCGCGATGGCGTGGGCGCCGGACGCGCAGGCGGTGTTGACGCTCAGCGCGGGGCCCTTGAGACGGAAGGCGCTGCTGAGTGCCTCGGCGATGGCCTGCG
It encodes:
- a CDS encoding 3-oxoacyl-ACP synthase III family protein — protein: MPHTPAPPPAPAERHVSVLATGAHLPGEALDNDALARVCGPLPDDVLDGIQVERRHWMVDPATGAHTTSTSAMATAAARQALDRAGVTPDEIDLIVVSTASPDYLLPVAATYVQEQLGLERCAVIEVRAGCVGAVQALDIARRLLADGTYATALVIGAEAVSPLLAPVFLGREPERVRMRDRLTVYTFGDGAGAMVLRAGEEGSAAGRPRPVFATRSLGGTRKPGMHIIGGGTDAPLAEQQRRPRLMDIRLDIPGTARFGPRVFVEGIHDMLHRSRLTLDDIDACVLPEGNAEYFAGEYGTAGLSAADQTTLSKTIVENLTDVGATGSAAVPLALDAGWSQGRITPGDTVLLLAIEASRYVYAGLTLTWDAPFPGR
- a CDS encoding beta-ketoacyl-[acyl-carrier-protein] synthase family protein, with translation MTDVYDHDTRPDAAARPRTVVVCGVGAVTAQGEGATALWEGIRAGHSAIGPVRGMPMDGYGTAIGGEVPHPSRPAYDYLASFGGREREPAMDFALTAAQEAMAGAGLGALPAERWGVAFGSCNGGLRTAEKLARRSHEGTALPDDGRHYLLVPPQAIAEALSSAFRLKGPALSVNTACASGAHAIAHAAEAISAGRADAMLAGGSDAFTETAFAGFTSLQSLSTKPAAPYSKDRDGLSLGEGAGMLVLAEESVARAAGAPILAEVLGYGLSADGYHATAPHPEGEGAARAIRGALKAAGITPQDVGYINGHGTGTPKNDSAESNAVRAAFGEAADKTALSSSKSMIGHLLGAAGAVEAIITVQALVEQTAPPTANFTGTDPKCGLDAVPDTGRELAMNAALSNNFAFAGANACVAFGWPSGRRFSVPAPPAAEKVVITGGAAITAAGEGLDALWEAWQHGGRLGTEEDGLHVARADFDPAAHISARDRRRMDRLSQLAVASCRAALAHAGLDADEHTGVVLGTGLGPMRSIEDFLLPVLGGCPDHGSPAIFPNTVFNAAAGQVAMHVGAKGPTSTVTTGHAAGASALTVAHDLLLQHRADAVLCPAVEDLSPGVLTAYRGLPLFTDTGYTLAEAGITLVLERESSARARGARVLAEFAGHGTACDAAGVGRWDEDGEGVERAMHAALGHAGLHPGEVTAIWANAAGLTRADAPEALATGRLAAASGCPVHTPKQTLGEPVGAGAQLAALLAVTGWQEGTPAGPVLINSSSLGGTHISLVLRPATEN